One region of Tachysurus vachellii isolate PV-2020 chromosome 11, HZAU_Pvac_v1, whole genome shotgun sequence genomic DNA includes:
- the LOC132853725 gene encoding transmembrane protein 26, with the protein MCRVLDVLLALLSRFLFAVHGVVTVWRVVVVKGEPCYWLLLMGVALLGVEMAVTMKCTRNAEWKWFSPMVFLYLSTVIPSIWFLELNLLQFKLPVNTTSPDLLLLSNTPIAAGLADLEPENWVAGLEQTMLIVLVLGRWLMPKGDMSRDQLSQLLMVYVGLGADILDIFDTFKEPEVKTNHSVIIVGLSLFSWALMQFPLVLTQTNPAKPQTNIHIKMTRPELQPCPYTSCCSSEIWSLLLTVGLQDGPFLVYRLYLMLRENVQNQLMIFFTCKNILIVMLELYRIGVVHFELHRPGGRDRSPDEPQRQTERVEGERFDVFVSDRQVVNESIDVS; encoded by the exons ATGTGCCGGGTTCTGGATGTCCTTCTGGCTCTGCTAAGCCGTTTCCTGTTCGCAGTGCATGGCGTCGTGACAGTGTGGCGTGTTGTGGTGGTGAAGGGAGAGCCTTGCTATTGGTTGCTGCTCATGGGTGTGGCACTGCTGGGTGTCGAGATGGCTGTTACTATGAAATGCACCCGCAACGCAGAGTGGAAATG GTTCTCTCCTATGGTCTTCCTTTATCTCAGTACTGTGATTCCATCCATCTGGTTCCTGGAGCTGAACCTGCTGCAGTTCAAGCTGCCAGTCAACACGACTTCACCTGATCTTCTTCTCCTGTCTAATACTCCCATAGCAGCG GGATTAGCAGACTTGGAACCTGAGAACTGGGTGGCCGGTTTGGAGCAGACCATGCTTATTGTACTGGTACTAGGACGCTGGCTCATGCCCAAAGGTGACATGTCACGTGACCAGCTTTCACAACTCCTGATGGTCTATGTGGGCCTGGGCGCAGACATTCTGGACATCTTTGACACTTTCAAGGAGCCTGAAGTGAAAACCAATCATTCTGTAATTATTGTGGGGCTGAGCCTCTTCTCCTGGGCGTTAATGCAATTCCCTTTGGTTTTGACACAAACAAATCCCGCTAAACCCCAAACAAACATCCACATTAAAATGACCAGACCTGAGTTACAGCCCTGCCCCTATACCTCCTGCTGCTCCAGTGAGATCTGGAGCCTTCTTCTTACTGTTGGGCTCCAGGACGGCCCATTTCTCGTGTACCGCCTCTATTTGATGCTCAGAGAAAACGTTCAGAACCAGCTGATGATCTTCTTCACGTGTAAAAACATCCTCATTGTCATGCTAGAGCTTTACAGGATTGGTGTGGTACACTTTGAGCTTCACAGGCCTGGGGGGAGAGACAGATCACCTGATGAACctcaaagacagacagaaagagttGAAGGTGAACGATTTGATGTTTTCGTGTCTGACCGCCAGGTTGTAAATGAAAGTATTGATGTAAGTTGA